Proteins encoded together in one Corallococcus soli window:
- a CDS encoding alpha/beta fold hydrolase: MVLESFQVGAGDVPTVLLHGFLGSGRNLRSLAVAWTQADPRRRILLPDLTGHGTSPALPANADLSTLARDVVDTLDAQGITGAIDWVGHSLGGRVSLAASLHAPERVGSVTLLDIAPGPVPLDLSESGFVLDILLKAPPRADNRRALREDLTGRGLSEGLSDWLLMNLVPDGDGVRWRFDREALLRLHQRVNGEDLWPAVERPVHPPLRCIRGGRSRYVPDASAQRLEAAGCPVALLPDAGHFVHVDSAQALLAWLMA; encoded by the coding sequence GTGGTGCTCGAAAGCTTTCAGGTTGGCGCCGGAGACGTACCCACGGTGCTGTTGCATGGCTTCCTCGGCAGCGGTCGCAACCTGCGCTCGCTCGCGGTCGCGTGGACCCAGGCCGACCCGCGCCGCCGCATCCTCCTGCCCGACCTCACCGGCCACGGCACCTCCCCGGCCCTGCCCGCCAACGCGGACCTGTCCACGCTGGCCCGCGACGTCGTGGACACGCTGGACGCCCAGGGCATCACCGGCGCCATCGACTGGGTGGGCCACTCGCTGGGCGGCCGCGTGTCCCTGGCCGCCAGCCTCCACGCCCCCGAACGCGTGGGCAGCGTCACCCTGCTGGACATCGCCCCCGGGCCGGTGCCCCTGGACCTGTCGGAGAGCGGCTTCGTCCTGGACATCCTCCTGAAGGCCCCGCCCCGCGCCGACAACCGCCGGGCCCTGCGCGAGGACCTCACCGGACGCGGCCTGTCCGAAGGCCTGTCCGACTGGCTCCTCATGAACCTGGTGCCCGACGGCGACGGCGTGCGCTGGCGGTTCGACCGCGAGGCCCTCCTGCGCCTGCACCAGCGCGTCAACGGCGAGGACCTCTGGCCCGCCGTGGAGCGCCCCGTCCACCCGCCCCTGCGCTGCATCCGGGGCGGGCGCAGCCGGTACGTGCCGGACGCCTCCGCCCAGCGCCTGGAGGCCGCGGGCTGCCCCGTGGCCCTCCTGCCGGACGCGGGCCACTTCGTCCACGTGGACAGTGCCCAGGCCCTGCTGGCGTGGCTGA
- a CDS encoding nuclear transport factor 2 family protein, with product MQQHRGYVSGANLKAFEHHATTTLSVCLDPGHVVPLHTANTPSVEVNPVPSVFSFLWLTLAANPAAPVPAAPADPKVAVATVLDDWHRAAAAANEARYFALFTPDAVFMGTDGTERWTVDQFRAWSKPYFSKGKAWSFKSLSRNVFLAKDGQTAWFDEALDTPNLGPARGSGVLVKEPAGWRIAQYNLSVPIPNDLMGEVTNRVATYTKAKAAQGTTPGATPATPAPKAAPAPKTTPAPKP from the coding sequence ATGCAACAGCACCGTGGGTACGTCTCCGGCGCCAACCTGAAAGCTTTCGAGCACCACGCCACCACCACCTTGTCCGTGTGCCTTGACCCGGGGCACGTCGTGCCGCTTCATACCGCGAACACTCCTTCCGTCGAGGTGAACCCGGTGCCTTCCGTCTTCTCCTTCCTGTGGCTGACGCTCGCCGCCAACCCCGCGGCGCCCGTGCCCGCGGCCCCCGCCGACCCGAAGGTGGCGGTGGCCACGGTGCTGGACGACTGGCACCGCGCGGCGGCGGCGGCCAACGAGGCGCGCTACTTCGCGCTGTTCACGCCGGACGCGGTCTTCATGGGCACGGACGGGACGGAGCGCTGGACGGTGGACCAGTTCCGTGCCTGGTCGAAGCCGTACTTCTCCAAGGGCAAGGCCTGGAGCTTCAAGTCGCTGTCGCGCAACGTCTTCCTGGCGAAGGACGGCCAGACGGCCTGGTTCGACGAAGCGCTGGACACGCCCAACCTGGGCCCGGCGCGCGGCAGCGGCGTGCTGGTGAAGGAGCCCGCCGGGTGGCGCATCGCCCAGTACAACCTCTCCGTCCCCATTCCCAACGACCTGATGGGCGAGGTGACGAACCGCGTGGCCACGTACACCAAGGCCAAGGCCGCGCAGGGCACCACCCCGGGCGCCACCCCGGCGACGCCCGCGCCGAAGGCAGCGCCCGCGCCCAAGACGACGCCCGCGCCGAAGCCGTGA
- a CDS encoding LysM peptidoglycan-binding domain-containing protein, whose protein sequence is MGSTIQPNFGANASRTTFKPVAATVPPPVANTTTPAAPRLAAATDTFVSQPVRKQGVNLTGEPPVVTVMPAVDVSPKPTTYTVKDGDTGYGIAHKLGVSLEALRNANPQAGGLGGGSGGFLSIGDTLTVPSGTTPSQAAPAPIPSATVATPVVPQTTTEATAAPAVVAPDTAAPSAQYTIVDGDNLDLIAQKLGVSKQALLDENPQAADGLLRQNNQFIHPNQKLSIPGPPPPPLAEAPAGSPDLAPAPAMVAAGEEMETAYGADSADPTHYDWKCLKFVAQTAVNAGQGDPILDQPSAATALYEAQRQGRLYASTANMPEGAVVFWPATGNNGGDGHVAIYTGRDTEDGDPIMLTSTGFNSKTSGVQEIPLSRLNTMEAAEPSGWMMPR, encoded by the coding sequence ATGGGGAGCACCATCCAGCCGAACTTTGGCGCCAACGCGTCTCGCACCACCTTCAAGCCCGTGGCGGCCACGGTGCCGCCGCCGGTCGCCAACACGACGACGCCCGCCGCGCCCAGGCTGGCCGCCGCCACGGACACCTTCGTGTCCCAGCCGGTCCGCAAGCAGGGCGTGAACCTGACCGGTGAGCCGCCCGTCGTCACCGTCATGCCCGCCGTCGACGTGTCTCCCAAGCCCACGACCTACACCGTGAAGGATGGCGACACGGGCTACGGCATCGCGCACAAGCTGGGCGTGAGCCTGGAGGCCCTGCGCAATGCCAACCCGCAGGCGGGAGGGCTGGGGGGCGGCTCCGGAGGCTTCCTGAGCATCGGGGACACGCTCACCGTCCCGTCGGGCACCACCCCTTCGCAGGCGGCCCCGGCCCCGATTCCCTCCGCCACGGTCGCCACGCCGGTGGTGCCGCAGACGACGACGGAAGCGACCGCGGCCCCGGCCGTCGTCGCCCCCGACACCGCCGCGCCCTCGGCGCAGTACACCATCGTGGACGGGGACAACCTTGATCTCATCGCGCAGAAGCTGGGCGTGAGCAAGCAGGCCCTGCTCGACGAAAACCCGCAGGCGGCGGACGGGCTGCTGCGCCAGAACAATCAATTCATCCACCCGAATCAGAAGCTCTCCATCCCCGGACCGCCTCCGCCCCCGCTGGCCGAGGCTCCGGCCGGCTCGCCGGACCTCGCCCCCGCCCCCGCCATGGTGGCCGCCGGAGAGGAGATGGAGACGGCCTACGGCGCGGACTCGGCGGATCCGACGCACTACGACTGGAAGTGCCTGAAGTTCGTGGCGCAGACCGCCGTCAACGCCGGACAGGGAGACCCCATCCTGGACCAGCCGAGCGCCGCGACGGCCCTCTACGAGGCACAGCGGCAGGGCCGCCTGTACGCGAGCACGGCGAACATGCCGGAGGGCGCGGTCGTCTTCTGGCCGGCCACGGGCAACAACGGGGGTGACGGCCACGTCGCCATCTACACGGGGCGCGACACCGAGGATGGCGACCCCATCATGCTGACCAGCACCGGCTTCAACTCCAAGACCAGCGGTGTGCAGGAGATACCGCTCTCCAGGCTCAACACGATGGAGGCCGCGGAGCCCTCGGGCTGGATGATGCCCCGCTAG
- a CDS encoding SDR family NAD(P)-dependent oxidoreductase codes for MGALDGKIAVITGGGTGIGLAIAERFAHEGAEVVIAGRRQQRLDAAVEQLGHGVRGVATDVGDDAQVKRLIDSVPRVDLLVTCAGGAVFGAVEAVPSQAWRNLFNDRFFGQLSACHYAVPKMAAGSAIILCSGIAGHAALVNYSGGAGLCGAVNAMGRSLAVELAPKGIRVNVLSPGLTRDTAIDWGVPPEQLGAFMDALVSNIPLKRPGTVRDMADAAYFLATCAYATGQVIDIDGGWTAV; via the coding sequence GTGGGTGCATTGGACGGGAAGATCGCGGTCATCACGGGCGGTGGCACTGGAATCGGTCTGGCCATCGCGGAGCGCTTCGCCCACGAGGGCGCGGAGGTGGTCATCGCCGGCCGCCGCCAGCAACGCCTGGACGCCGCGGTGGAGCAGCTGGGGCATGGCGTCCGGGGTGTGGCCACGGACGTGGGTGACGACGCGCAGGTGAAGCGGCTCATCGACTCCGTGCCGCGCGTGGACCTGCTGGTGACGTGCGCCGGCGGCGCCGTGTTCGGCGCGGTGGAGGCCGTGCCGTCCCAGGCGTGGCGAAACCTCTTCAACGACCGGTTCTTCGGCCAGCTCTCCGCCTGCCATTACGCGGTGCCGAAGATGGCGGCGGGCAGCGCCATCATCCTGTGTTCTGGCATCGCCGGACACGCGGCCCTGGTGAACTACTCGGGGGGCGCGGGCCTGTGCGGCGCGGTCAACGCCATGGGCCGCTCGCTCGCGGTCGAGCTCGCGCCCAAGGGCATCCGCGTCAACGTGCTGTCGCCGGGGTTGACCCGGGATACGGCCATCGACTGGGGCGTTCCACCCGAGCAGTTGGGCGCGTTCATGGACGCCCTCGTGAGCAACATCCCGCTCAAGCGGCCGGGCACCGTCCGGGACATGGCGGATGCGGCCTACTTCCTCGCGACGTGCGCCTACGCCACGGGGCAGGTCATCGACATCGACGGGGGTTGGACGGCGGTCTGA